A region from the Volucribacter amazonae genome encodes:
- the rimI gene encoding ribosomal protein S18-alanine N-acetyltransferase — protein sequence MMNNIMNNLTEFTLSAIEEQDFEQLYHIEQLAHLVPWSLGTLKNNQGKHYLNLKLSQQDRIVAFAICQTVLDEATLFNLAVHPDWQQQGLGKQLLQHLFQQLRQQGIATLWLEVRQSNHIAHHLYQQMGFNDIDIRKNYYPTPNGERENAIIMAIYL from the coding sequence ATGATGAATAACATAATGAATAATCTCACTGAATTTACCCTTTCTGCCATAGAAGAACAGGATTTTGAGCAACTGTATCATATTGAACAATTAGCTCATCTTGTACCTTGGTCATTAGGAACATTAAAAAATAATCAAGGCAAACATTACCTTAACCTCAAATTGAGCCAACAAGATCGCATTGTGGCATTTGCCATTTGCCAAACCGTATTAGACGAGGCAACCTTATTTAATCTGGCGGTACACCCTGATTGGCAACAGCAAGGATTGGGTAAACAATTATTACAGCATTTATTTCAGCAATTACGCCAACAAGGCATTGCAACACTCTGGTTAGAAGTACGTCAATCTAACCATATCGCCCATCATCTTTATCAGCAAATGGGTTTTAATGACATTGATATTCGCAAAAATTATTACCCCACCCCAAATGGTGAGCGAGAAAATGCCATTATTATGGCAATCTATTTGTAA
- a CDS encoding amino acid ABC transporter permease codes for MGLSILFEGNNLERLLMGLWVTAKIAFVSVFFACLLGVLFGIVMTSKNRLIGTFCRLYLETVRIIPLLVLLFITYFSVAKWFNTHLDGVLVCILVFIFWGTAEMGDLVRGALTSIEKHQVESAQALGLNNAQIFIYILLPQSLKRVTPGAINLFTRMVKTSSLAMLIGVLEVIKVGQQIIETALFTDPSAALWIYGVIFLLYFIICYPLSLFSQRLEKRWES; via the coding sequence ATGGGGCTTAGTATTTTGTTTGAAGGAAATAATTTAGAGCGTTTATTAATGGGATTATGGGTAACCGCAAAAATTGCCTTTGTATCCGTATTTTTTGCTTGTTTACTTGGTGTATTATTTGGCATTGTCATGACCAGTAAAAACCGTTTAATTGGTACTTTTTGTCGCTTATATTTAGAAACGGTACGGATAATTCCCTTGCTTGTACTACTTTTTATTACTTATTTTAGTGTAGCGAAATGGTTTAATACCCATTTAGACGGCGTGTTAGTGTGTATTTTGGTGTTTATTTTTTGGGGAACTGCAGAAATGGGCGATTTAGTGAGAGGTGCATTAACGTCCATAGAAAAGCATCAAGTAGAGTCCGCACAAGCACTTGGTTTAAATAACGCTCAGATTTTTATCTATATTTTATTACCACAAAGTTTAAAACGTGTTACACCGGGGGCGATTAATTTATTTACTCGAATGGTAAAAACCAGCTCATTGGCAATGCTAATTGGGGTATTAGAAGTGATTAAAGTGGGACAACAAATTATTGAAACTGCCTTATTTACTGATCCCTCGGCAGCTTTATGGATTTATGGGGTCATTTTTCTGCTTTATTTTATTATTTGTTATCCCTTATCTTTATTTTCACAACGATTAGAAAAA
- the htpX gene encoding protease HtpX, with product MMRILLFLATNMAVLIVFNIILSLTGIQSQDAMGLLILAALFGFSGSLISLFLSKTMAKRAVGAQVIENPANEQERWLVETVRQQTQQAGLPMPEVAIYHSADVNAFATGASKNSSLVAVSTGLLNQMTRDEAEAVLAHEVSHIKSGDMVTMTLLQGVLNTFVIFISRLIARAVSSGRDGESNNGTYFLVAMVLEVVFGFLASIIAMWFSRYREFKADAGSAQLVGKEKMIAALQRLQKLHEPEQLEGQLAAFAINGKRGGIASLFMSHPPLEKRIEALRNLNRLNG from the coding sequence ATGATGCGTATTTTATTATTTTTAGCCACCAATATGGCGGTGCTTATTGTTTTTAATATTATTTTGAGTCTAACGGGGATTCAATCGCAAGATGCCATGGGACTATTAATTCTTGCGGCATTATTTGGTTTCTCGGGATCTTTAATTTCCTTATTTTTATCCAAAACCATGGCAAAACGTGCTGTGGGAGCGCAAGTGATTGAAAATCCTGCCAATGAACAAGAACGTTGGTTAGTAGAAACCGTACGCCAACAAACACAACAAGCAGGCTTACCTATGCCAGAAGTAGCAATTTATCACTCTGCCGATGTTAATGCCTTTGCCACAGGGGCAAGCAAAAATAGTTCCCTAGTCGCAGTAAGTACAGGCTTATTAAACCAAATGACTCGTGATGAAGCTGAAGCGGTATTGGCACACGAAGTCAGTCATATTAAAAGTGGCGATATGGTTACGATGACCTTATTGCAAGGGGTACTAAATACTTTCGTGATCTTTATTTCTCGTTTAATCGCGCGTGCCGTATCCAGTGGGCGTGATGGCGAAAGTAACAACGGCACTTATTTCTTAGTGGCAATGGTACTTGAAGTAGTCTTCGGTTTTCTTGCTAGCATTATTGCAATGTGGTTCTCTCGTTATCGTGAATTTAAAGCGGATGCTGGCTCAGCCCAATTAGTGGGCAAAGAAAAAATGATTGCGGCGTTACAACGTTTGCAAAAATTACACGAGCCTGAACAATTAGAGGGGCAATTAGCGGCATTTGCCATTAACGGTAAACGTGGTGGAATTGCCTCACTGTTTATGAGCCACCCACCATTAGAAAAACGCATTGAAGCATTAAGAAATTTAAACCGTTTAAATGGTTAA
- a CDS encoding multidrug effflux MFS transporter — protein sequence MKANSKAFLVLLLGTLSAFGPFVLDLYLPALPDLAEYFATHTSMTQLSLTSAMLGLSVGQLLLGPISDKFGRKKPLMISLAIYIISSFLLIYSPNIESFIVLRTIQGLSAAGSVVISRAVVTDLYHGKEMTRFFGLLMTVNGMAPILSPILGSFLLKYIDWQGIFAFLTLIGVVLFVICFRLNESLIEQKRLTTSTFASFTVFGKIFRNPLFMTYVLMQSIAFAAMFAYISASPFILQSHYQLSAFAFSLCFAANGTALLLGSNFGSRISNKQALYWGALGILCSCIYLTIALIGQINVWLVELGLFTLLLFIGFILPAISALAMDNEREQAGSASALLGFFPFFAGAIVSPLVGLGNIFYSTATAMLLSGVLTFVIYLRVKKDIKD from the coding sequence ATGAAAGCAAATAGCAAAGCCTTTTTGGTGTTATTATTAGGCACATTATCCGCCTTCGGTCCTTTTGTATTGGACTTGTATTTGCCTGCTTTACCTGATTTAGCTGAATATTTTGCCACCCATACTTCAATGACCCAACTCAGTTTAACCTCGGCAATGCTGGGTTTATCAGTAGGACAATTATTACTCGGACCAATTAGTGATAAATTTGGACGCAAAAAACCACTAATGATTTCCTTGGCGATCTACATTATAAGTTCATTCTTGCTAATTTACTCGCCCAATATTGAAAGTTTCATTGTTTTACGCACAATCCAAGGTTTATCGGCAGCTGGCAGTGTAGTGATCTCTCGTGCGGTGGTAACAGATCTCTATCATGGCAAAGAAATGACCCGTTTCTTTGGCTTATTAATGACCGTAAATGGAATGGCACCAATATTGTCGCCTATCCTCGGTAGTTTCTTATTAAAATATATTGATTGGCAAGGCATTTTTGCTTTCTTAACCTTAATCGGTGTGGTGTTATTTGTGATTTGTTTTCGCTTAAATGAATCATTAATTGAACAAAAACGCTTAACTACCAGCACTTTTGCCAGCTTTACGGTTTTCGGAAAAATCTTCCGTAATCCTCTATTTATGACCTATGTATTGATGCAATCTATCGCTTTTGCCGCAATGTTTGCTTATATTTCCGCCTCACCCTTTATTTTGCAATCTCATTATCAACTTTCCGCTTTTGCCTTTAGTCTCTGCTTTGCCGCTAATGGAACAGCATTGCTATTAGGCTCTAATTTTGGTAGTCGCATAAGCAATAAACAGGCATTATACTGGGGAGCCTTGGGAATTTTGTGCAGTTGTATTTATCTAACCATTGCTTTAATTGGGCAAATTAACGTTTGGTTGGTAGAACTTGGTTTATTTACCCTGTTATTATTTATTGGCTTTATTCTACCCGCCATTTCTGCCCTTGCAATGGATAACGAACGTGAACAAGCTGGCAGTGCCTCCGCATTATTAGGCTTTTTCCCTTTCTTTGCTGGAGCGATTGTATCGCCATTGGTAGGCTTAGGTAATATTTTCTATTCTACTGCTACCGCAATGCTTTTATCGGGTGTGCTAACCTTTGTGATTTATTTAAGGGTTAAAAAAGATATTAAGGATTAA
- a CDS encoding DUF3413 domain-containing protein: MIKVSRQYKEDTSQKISWGHWFAFFNIIWAIIIGSRYAFLIDWPDTLFGRVYFFISILGHFSFVVFAFYLLIIFPLSFIVKNHRTFRGLSVIIATLCISILLIDTQVFAEFNFHLSSVVWNLLVNPENGELARSWQIFFAFMPLILLTEMVFSRWSWYKLRSLNRQKWRTWIAPLFFGCFIATHLIYTWADAVFYRPITMQKSNFPLSYPMTARSFLQKHGFLDKQEYSQTIQQQGRLDAAKLDYPKQPLIVDPAHQAQNILFITIAGLRYDAIDPTTMPALNQFASQASEFTNHYSTGNNANTALAGLFYGLNANYVDSLLNAHLGSLLLQLAQQQHYQIGLFSDNNFNQFLFRQGILQQITVHNQANQTDIEAIQALQQWYHNALTQQQPLFAYLDLNIANNLEPTAYYAELNKLDQALAPLLSQIGSNTLVVITAEYGYSFNNNAKQDNFSRQQIQVPLIIYGDHLPVGKINKLTSHVDLLATLLPLYGVQNPANTYSQGENLFTPERQFNWVIAGNYRWKVIITPNGTQYHIDNKGNYQKYNADYQAESSATPPLGLFLEVFRQNHQFFAD; encoded by the coding sequence ATGATTAAAGTAAGCAGACAATATAAAGAAGATACCTCACAAAAAATTTCGTGGGGACATTGGTTTGCTTTTTTCAATATTATTTGGGCAATTATTATTGGCTCACGCTATGCCTTTTTAATTGATTGGCCCGATACTCTATTTGGACGGGTTTATTTTTTCATCAGCATACTTGGACATTTTAGTTTTGTGGTGTTTGCGTTCTATTTGCTGATTATTTTTCCGCTTAGTTTTATTGTCAAAAATCACCGCACTTTTCGTGGATTAAGTGTGATTATTGCCACATTATGTATCAGTATTTTGTTGATAGATACCCAAGTTTTTGCTGAATTTAATTTCCACTTATCCTCTGTAGTATGGAATTTATTGGTTAATCCTGAAAACGGCGAGTTAGCTCGTAGCTGGCAAATCTTTTTTGCCTTTATGCCATTAATTCTGCTGACTGAAATGGTTTTTTCTCGTTGGTCTTGGTATAAATTACGTAGTTTAAATCGGCAAAAATGGCGAACTTGGATAGCACCTCTTTTCTTTGGCTGTTTTATCGCTACTCACCTAATCTATACTTGGGCTGATGCGGTATTTTATCGCCCTATTACCATGCAAAAATCAAATTTTCCGCTGTCTTACCCAATGACCGCACGTTCATTTTTACAAAAGCATGGCTTCCTAGATAAACAAGAATATAGCCAAACCATTCAACAACAAGGGCGATTAGATGCCGCAAAATTGGATTATCCTAAACAGCCCTTAATAGTTGATCCTGCTCATCAGGCACAAAATATTTTATTTATTACTATTGCAGGCTTACGTTATGATGCTATTGACCCAACAACTATGCCTGCTCTAAATCAATTTGCTAGTCAGGCGAGTGAATTTACTAACCATTACAGCACAGGCAATAATGCCAATACAGCCTTAGCCGGATTATTTTATGGACTTAACGCTAACTATGTGGATAGTTTATTAAATGCCCATCTTGGTTCATTGCTATTGCAATTAGCCCAACAACAGCATTATCAAATTGGTTTATTTTCAGATAATAACTTCAACCAATTTTTATTTCGCCAAGGGATTTTGCAACAAATAACAGTGCATAATCAAGCCAATCAAACCGATATTGAAGCCATACAAGCTTTACAACAATGGTATCATAATGCCCTAACTCAGCAACAACCCCTTTTTGCTTATTTGGATCTCAACATTGCAAATAACCTTGAGCCAACGGCATACTACGCTGAATTAAACAAACTAGATCAAGCTCTAGCGCCATTATTAAGCCAAATTGGCTCAAATACCCTTGTGGTCATTACGGCAGAATATGGATACAGCTTTAATAACAACGCAAAGCAAGACAACTTTTCTCGCCAGCAAATTCAAGTGCCTTTGATTATCTATGGCGATCATTTGCCAGTAGGTAAAATTAATAAACTTACCAGCCATGTTGATCTACTAGCCACACTATTGCCCCTTTATGGGGTACAAAACCCAGCAAATACTTATAGTCAAGGCGAAAACCTATTTACCCCAGAACGTCAATTTAATTGGGTTATTGCTGGCAATTATCGTTGGAAAGTGATTATTACCCCTAATGGGACACAGTATCATATTGATAATAAAGGAAATTATCAAAAATACAATGCGGACTATCAAGCAGAAAGCTCCGCAACACCACCTTTGGGATTATTTCTAGAAGTCTTTCGCCAAAATCATCAATTTTTTGCCGATTAA
- a CDS encoding DNA polymerase III subunit psi, which produces MNHRRDILLQQMGITQWQLQRPEVFKGAIQVNIAENIRLVIISDQTITKSAVLLQDIFRAINISAQDCQIIEFSHFAHLSITSNKIYWLLTDDPQQIEQSQSLCQQTSPFWQSPSWQTFRQSAKAKQQLWQNIYQSLTNDE; this is translated from the coding sequence ATGAATCATCGGCGTGATATTTTATTACAACAAATGGGTATAACCCAATGGCAGTTACAACGCCCCGAGGTTTTTAAGGGGGCAATTCAAGTCAATATTGCTGAAAATATCCGTTTAGTCATCATTAGTGATCAAACAATAACCAAAAGTGCGGTGCTATTACAAGATATTTTTCGTGCCATTAATATTTCAGCACAAGATTGCCAAATCATTGAGTTTTCACATTTTGCTCACTTATCTATTACTAGCAACAAAATTTACTGGTTACTCACTGATGATCCGCAACAGATAGAGCAAAGCCAATCGCTTTGCCAACAAACCTCACCATTTTGGCAATCGCCGAGTTGGCAAACCTTTCGGCAAAGTGCCAAAGCCAAGCAACAGTTATGGCAAAATATTTATCAAAGTTTAACTAATGATGAATAA
- a CDS encoding YejL family protein gives MAKTSKYTDQQINNILAEMIAVLEKHQASVDLSLILLGNMTSNLLINNVGEQQRIALAQAFAKALLNSVQPEK, from the coding sequence ATGGCAAAGACATCAAAATATACTGATCAACAAATTAACAATATACTCGCAGAAATGATCGCTGTGTTAGAAAAACATCAAGCCTCTGTGGATTTATCACTAATATTATTAGGCAATATGACTTCAAATTTACTGATAAATAATGTTGGTGAACAGCAACGAATCGCTTTAGCACAAGCCTTTGCCAAGGCATTACTCAATTCAGTTCAACCTGAGAAATAG
- the yejK gene encoding nucleoid-associated protein YejK encodes MSINVKQIVLHQLVLANQTEQDSQQAENQSPLDVQLRQELLPINAEVQQMMLLLHQGYQNKAKGYGVFQPSSLFAQWLNGLLEQEKDFLTFSHQSAKLLATELSKYAFADSGTFILCQYNFLATEYLFLALLDSRSSMLVDDNLEIHRTQYLDINQFDIACRINLTELQVNANSNRYLTFVKGRVGRKVSDFFLDFLGAETGLDPQLQNQCLLQAVDDYCEQGELNKEQTRAVKKQVFDYCKGQINAGDEIALRELSDNMPTLNQQPFAEFTAQQDYGLEQSIPPVRSALKSLTKFSGSGKGITISFDAALLNSRIYWDANTDTLTIKGIPPNLRDQLEKQKD; translated from the coding sequence ATGAGTATAAATGTTAAACAAATTGTCTTACACCAGTTAGTCCTTGCTAATCAAACGGAACAAGACAGCCAACAAGCGGAAAATCAATCGCCCTTAGATGTGCAATTACGACAAGAATTGCTACCTATTAATGCTGAAGTGCAACAAATGATGTTGCTATTGCATCAAGGTTACCAAAATAAAGCGAAAGGTTATGGGGTTTTCCAACCTTCTTCACTTTTTGCACAATGGTTAAATGGTTTATTAGAACAAGAGAAGGATTTTCTTACCTTTAGTCATCAATCAGCGAAGTTATTGGCAACGGAATTAAGCAAATATGCCTTTGCCGATAGTGGAACTTTTATTTTATGCCAATATAATTTTTTAGCTACTGAGTATTTATTTCTCGCCTTATTGGATAGCCGATCCAGTATGTTAGTGGACGATAATTTAGAAATTCATCGTACTCAATATTTAGACATTAACCAATTTGATATTGCTTGCCGCATTAATTTGACGGAATTACAAGTCAATGCAAATTCTAATCGTTACCTAACCTTTGTTAAGGGACGAGTGGGACGCAAAGTAAGTGACTTCTTTTTAGATTTTCTTGGTGCGGAAACAGGGCTTGATCCACAGCTACAAAATCAATGTTTATTGCAAGCGGTTGATGATTATTGTGAGCAAGGCGAGCTAAATAAAGAGCAAACTAGAGCAGTAAAAAAACAGGTTTTTGATTATTGCAAAGGACAAATAAATGCAGGCGATGAAATCGCTTTACGGGAACTTTCTGACAATATGCCGACTCTAAATCAACAGCCTTTTGCTGAGTTTACCGCACAACAAGATTATGGTTTAGAACAAAGCATACCACCAGTGCGTTCAGCGTTGAAAAGTTTAACCAAATTTTCAGGTTCAGGAAAAGGCATAACGATTAGCTTTGATGCCGCATTATTAAATTCTCGTATTTATTGGGACGCCAATACGGATACGCTTACCATAAAGGGTATTCCGCCAAATTTGCGTGATCAATTAGAGAAACAAAAAGATTAA
- the rsmC gene encoding 16S rRNA (guanine(1207)-N(2))-methyltransferase RsmC produces the protein MLSLESEVLQRHLNFIQDKSVLVAGAVNDDFAQQLSAYTPSVRLWSCYFDDKQVAQSAVSFSAVFTQDLSAQPADLILYYWSKNKQEVQFQLMQLLAQSPQGQQILIVGNNRSGVRSAEKMLAPYGEIAKIDSARRCSLYHFCLTQQVSVDIADYWHIYQHHKLTPLKIYSLPGVFSRQALDQGTELLLSTLTQPIQGKVLDLGCGAGVIGSYIQYHNPKVDLLMTDIHAMALSSAQRTLAENHLQGQVQASNVFSHIEDKFNLIISNPPFHDGIDTDYTAVENLIRQAKQFLFTGGELRLVANSFLPYPDLLDQYFGQHKVLAKTGKFKVYSVIKH, from the coding sequence GTGTTGTCATTAGAAAGCGAAGTATTACAACGTCATTTGAATTTTATTCAAGATAAATCAGTGTTAGTTGCAGGGGCAGTGAATGATGATTTTGCTCAACAATTATCCGCTTACACCCCTTCTGTTCGCCTTTGGTCTTGTTATTTTGATGATAAACAAGTCGCCCAAAGTGCGGTCAGTTTTTCTGCTGTTTTTACTCAAGATTTATCGGCTCAACCTGCCGATCTTATCCTTTATTATTGGAGCAAAAATAAGCAAGAAGTTCAGTTTCAGTTAATGCAATTATTAGCACAATCGCCACAAGGACAGCAAATACTTATTGTAGGCAATAACCGTTCAGGTGTGCGATCCGCAGAAAAAATGCTTGCCCCTTATGGCGAGATTGCCAAAATTGACTCGGCACGCCGTTGTAGCCTTTATCATTTTTGTTTAACCCAACAAGTCAGCGTTGATATAGCGGATTATTGGCATATTTACCAACATCACAAACTTACCCCACTAAAAATTTACAGTTTACCCGGGGTATTTAGTCGCCAAGCCCTTGACCAAGGAACAGAATTATTACTTTCCACCCTAACTCAACCCATTCAAGGTAAAGTATTGGATCTTGGTTGCGGGGCAGGCGTGATTGGCAGTTATATTCAGTACCATAACCCCAAAGTGGATTTATTAATGACCGATATTCATGCTATGGCATTAAGCTCGGCACAACGCACCTTAGCGGAAAATCATTTGCAAGGGCAAGTACAAGCCAGCAATGTTTTTTCTCATATTGAAGACAAATTTAATCTGATTATTTCTAATCCCCCTTTCCATGATGGTATAGATACAGATTATACGGCGGTAGAAAATCTTATTCGCCAAGCAAAACAATTTTTGTTTACAGGAGGCGAATTGCGTTTAGTGGCGAACAGTTTTTTACCTTATCCTGATTTATTAGATCAGTATTTTGGGCAGCATAAAGTATTGGCAAAAACAGGAAAATTTAAGGTTTATTCAGTGATCAAACATTAA
- a CDS encoding amino acid ABC transporter permease, with protein sequence MNWQYIGNVLPKFIDATLITLHLAFWGILVSLIVGIICAVLTTYKVKVLASIAKGYIEISRNTPLLIQIFFLYFGLSKIGIKLDGFTCGVIGLGFLGGSYMAEAIRAGLEAVSKGQIESALSIGLTPLQAFRYVIFPQALAIATPAIGANCLFLMKETSVISAIAVAELMFMAKEIIGMDYKTDEALFLLVIFYLIILLPMSIFIRYLERRTRRAKYGA encoded by the coding sequence ATGAACTGGCAATATATTGGCAATGTCTTACCTAAGTTTATTGATGCAACCCTGATTACCTTACATTTGGCATTTTGGGGCATTTTAGTTTCCTTAATTGTCGGTATCATTTGTGCGGTATTAACTACTTACAAAGTCAAAGTTCTCGCAAGCATTGCGAAAGGTTATATTGAAATTTCACGCAACACCCCTTTATTAATTCAAATTTTTTTCCTGTATTTCGGCTTATCAAAAATCGGCATAAAATTAGACGGTTTTACCTGCGGTGTCATTGGGTTAGGGTTTTTAGGTGGTAGTTATATGGCAGAAGCTATTCGTGCGGGGTTAGAAGCAGTAAGCAAAGGACAAATTGAATCCGCACTAAGTATAGGATTAACCCCCTTGCAAGCCTTCCGTTATGTGATCTTTCCCCAAGCCTTAGCGATAGCAACCCCAGCCATTGGGGCGAATTGTTTATTTTTAATGAAAGAAACCTCAGTTATTAGTGCCATTGCGGTAGCAGAATTAATGTTTATGGCAAAAGAAATTATTGGTATGGATTATAAAACGGACGAAGCATTATTTTTATTAGTGATCTTTTATTTAATCATTTTATTGCCAATGTCTATTTTTATCCGTTATTTAGAACGCCGGACAAGGAGAGCAAAATATGGGGCTTAG
- the bamE gene encoding outer membrane protein assembly factor BamE, which yields MQLKPMISAVCLAMAVSACSSVDKIVYRIDVPQGNYLQSYEVEQLRVGMNAEQVQYLLGTPVLTDPFSATTWYYVYLEQRGYQKPDQHTLTVHFDNNRTVTSFHLDRPLPDSDQVFENNTIIDAQPAKSPWWKFW from the coding sequence ATGCAATTAAAACCCATGATCAGTGCCGTTTGTTTAGCTATGGCAGTAAGTGCTTGTTCCAGTGTGGATAAAATCGTTTATCGAATTGATGTGCCACAAGGAAATTATTTACAGTCTTACGAGGTTGAACAATTACGGGTAGGTATGAATGCGGAACAAGTTCAGTATTTATTAGGGACACCTGTTCTTACTGATCCTTTTAGTGCCACAACTTGGTATTATGTTTACCTTGAACAACGAGGCTATCAAAAACCTGATCAACATACATTAACCGTACATTTTGATAATAATCGTACTGTTACCAGTTTCCACCTAGATCGTCCATTACCTGATAGTGATCAAGTGTTTGAAAATAATACGATTATTGATGCTCAACCAGCAAAATCGCCTTGGTGGAAGTTTTGGTAA